The following coding sequences are from one Mesotoga sp. Brook.08.105.5.1 window:
- a CDS encoding MATE family efflux transporter, translating to MAYSLLKSYLDAGEAKEIRRSLLVMALPAIGENVLQMLLGISDTAFLGHYDWRVMTAVGTANQVVFIFQAVLVAISTGSMVLISNSYGARNQHRVNLIAWHAIYLSIVVGLILSVGSLFSGNLLSLLFPSSDAFMQMNGAKYLQTIMLGFPAMSIMVVLGATLRGAGDTRSPLIAAAIANGLNVFLDYSMIFGKFGFPEMGAFGAALATVLSRVVGSVIIIVLLFRNRGISMTKRPQRLSKWMLREVFVLGLPASIENFGFSLGVLVFANILFIAGPQAYAAHRIGIQVESLSFMPAWGMGVAITALVGIYNGSRQRRLSIGVVRQGWFIALTISSIIGIAITLFPDLFISIFTNETSLIEEGRLPVRIIGLFQVVMGTDYAVTGALRGMGDTSFPMKSSLVAMWLIRLPLGYVLVRYFGMGLFGAWIGMMADMVLRTTLKFVRFYSGKWEMKADSIQARSG from the coding sequence ATGGCTTATAGTCTTCTTAAGTCGTATCTTGATGCCGGCGAAGCTAAAGAAATAAGAAGATCGCTTCTAGTAATGGCTCTTCCCGCAATTGGCGAAAATGTACTTCAGATGCTGCTCGGAATTTCGGATACAGCATTTCTCGGTCACTACGACTGGAGAGTTATGACTGCGGTGGGTACAGCTAACCAAGTAGTGTTTATTTTTCAAGCAGTATTGGTCGCGATATCCACTGGTTCGATGGTTCTAATCTCAAACAGCTATGGTGCCAGAAATCAGCACAGAGTGAATCTTATCGCCTGGCATGCTATTTATCTAAGCATAGTTGTCGGTTTGATTCTCTCAGTCGGTTCTCTATTCTCCGGGAATCTGCTCTCGCTTCTGTTCCCTTCAAGCGACGCATTTATGCAGATGAACGGTGCAAAGTATCTTCAAACTATAATGCTCGGTTTTCCGGCAATGAGCATAATGGTTGTTCTCGGTGCTACACTAAGAGGTGCAGGTGATACCAGGTCTCCTTTGATAGCAGCTGCGATTGCAAATGGGTTGAATGTCTTTCTAGATTACTCAATGATCTTCGGGAAGTTCGGTTTTCCTGAGATGGGTGCTTTTGGAGCAGCACTCGCGACTGTATTATCAAGGGTTGTAGGTTCGGTAATCATAATTGTACTTCTATTCAGAAACCGGGGAATATCTATGACCAAGAGACCACAGAGGCTTTCCAAGTGGATGCTAAGGGAGGTATTTGTTCTAGGACTCCCTGCTTCAATAGAGAACTTCGGTTTCTCGCTGGGGGTTCTGGTCTTCGCTAACATTCTTTTCATAGCCGGTCCACAGGCCTACGCAGCTCACAGAATAGGAATTCAAGTAGAGTCTCTCTCTTTCATGCCGGCATGGGGGATGGGAGTAGCGATAACTGCACTAGTAGGTATCTATAACGGAAGTAGGCAACGAAGGCTGTCAATAGGGGTAGTCAGGCAAGGTTGGTTCATTGCACTCACGATTTCCTCGATAATTGGAATAGCTATAACTCTATTCCCTGATCTTTTCATATCAATCTTCACGAATGAAACATCGCTCATCGAAGAGGGAAGACTTCCTGTGAGAATCATCGGTTTGTTCCAGGTTGTAATGGGAACTGATTATGCCGTAACCGGAGCGCTTAGAGGTATGGGAGACACTTCGTTCCCGATGAAATCGTCGCTAGTGGCAATGTGGTTAATCAGGCTTCCACTTGGTTATGTGCTTGTCAGGTACTTTGGTATGGGTCTCTTCGGAGCCTGGATAGGGATGATGGCAGACATGGTCCTAAGAACTACGCTTAAGTTCGTCAGATTCTATTCTGGAAAATGGGAGATGAAAGCAGATTCCATTCAGGCAAGGTCCGGCTAA
- a CDS encoding 3-oxoacid CoA-transferase subunit A, translating to MRIVDISEAVSTVSEDSSVMVGGFLGCGSPDNLINEIITKKIRGLTVIANDTAFPDKGIGKLIVNKCACKVIVSHIGTNPETQRQMMEGELKVELIPQGTLAERIRVGGVGLGGILTPTGVGTVIQEGKRVVAVEGREYLLELPLRADYALVKAKKADYYGNLVFSLTARNFNPLIVLACDTVIAEVEEIVPVGALTPDEIHIPGVLVDYIVVGGAAQ from the coding sequence TTGAGGATTGTGGATATCAGTGAGGCAGTTTCAACTGTTAGTGAAGATTCTTCCGTGATGGTAGGAGGATTCTTGGGATGCGGGTCCCCCGACAATCTTATTAATGAGATCATTACCAAGAAGATCAGAGGGTTGACGGTGATTGCAAATGACACCGCTTTTCCCGATAAGGGTATAGGTAAGCTTATTGTGAACAAGTGCGCATGTAAAGTGATTGTATCTCATATCGGCACTAATCCAGAAACACAACGTCAAATGATGGAGGGTGAGCTTAAAGTGGAACTGATTCCTCAAGGGACTCTGGCTGAGAGAATAAGAGTAGGAGGAGTAGGGCTTGGAGGAATTCTAACTCCAACAGGCGTTGGTACTGTCATTCAAGAAGGGAAGAGAGTGGTTGCTGTAGAGGGACGGGAGTATCTTCTTGAGTTGCCGCTTAGAGCTGATTACGCACTAGTGAAGGCAAAGAAGGCCGATTACTATGGCAATCTCGTCTTTTCTTTAACCGCAAGAAACTTCAACCCGCTAATTGTTCTAGCGTGTGACACAGTAATCGCAGAAGTGGAAGAGATAGTACCTGTTGGTGCGCTAACGCCTGATGAAATACATATTCCGGGAGTTCTGGTTGACTATATTGTAGTCGGGGGGGCAGCTCAATGA